A genomic stretch from Bacillota bacterium includes:
- a CDS encoding branched-chain amino acid ABC transporter permease produces MSFWEIFAQQLFNGLLIGSFYGLVAIGYSMVYGIIKLLNFAHGDIYMFGAFTGMVALGLLSPAFGNAWLGIIAALLITMVFVGLFGVTIQRVAYRPMLKAPRLSILITALAVSMIIYNSMLLITQGQARPFRTGLTHESFFIGPLRLTETRIVLLVAALALMFLMHMFITRTMYGKAMRAIALDRDTCQLMGINVYKIIAITFFVGSSLAAAAGIMAGVYYGTIHFFMGFLIGLKAFTAAVIGGIGIIPGAMLGGLLLGLLEAFATQIPFVGTVWKDVFSFVFLILFLIFKPTGILGRVESERM; encoded by the coding sequence ATGTCTTTCTGGGAAATTTTTGCACAGCAGCTTTTCAACGGGTTATTGATTGGTTCGTTTTATGGTCTGGTTGCTATCGGTTATTCAATGGTTTATGGAATTATTAAACTTCTGAATTTCGCCCATGGTGATATTTACATGTTTGGGGCATTTACAGGAATGGTGGCTCTCGGATTATTGTCACCAGCCTTTGGTAACGCATGGCTGGGTATAATTGCCGCATTGTTGATTACCATGGTCTTTGTTGGCCTTTTTGGAGTCACAATTCAAAGAGTTGCCTACCGCCCTATGCTTAAAGCTCCTCGACTATCAATATTAATCACTGCTCTTGCTGTTTCAATGATCATCTATAATAGCATGCTACTGATAACACAGGGCCAGGCAAGGCCTTTTCGTACCGGTTTAACTCATGAAAGCTTTTTTATTGGACCACTGCGTTTAACAGAAACCCGTATTGTTTTATTAGTTGCTGCTCTTGCCTTAATGTTTTTAATGCATATGTTTATTACACGTACAATGTACGGAAAGGCAATGCGTGCAATAGCACTTGATAGGGATACCTGCCAGCTGATGGGAATCAATGTATACAAAATTATTGCTATTACTTTTTTTGTTGGATCATCACTTGCAGCGGCTGCAGGTATTATGGCAGGAGTTTATTATGGAACAATCCACTTCTTCATGGGATTTTTAATCGGTTTAAAAGCCTTTACAGCAGCGGTTATTGGAGGTATAGGCATTATACCGGGTGCCATGCTCGGAGGATTACTCTTGGGGCTTCTAGAGGCATTTGCTACCCAGATTCCCTTTGTTGGCACAGTTTGGAAAGATGTTTTTTCATTCGTATTTTTAATTTTATTTCTAATCTTCAAGCCTACCGGTATACTTGGGCGTGTTGAGAGTGAAAGGATGTAA
- a CDS encoding branched-chain amino acid ABC transporter permease → MAEMKKSSHSPKKYPAVIDQIYNLFDNNVLRYFTFFIIISFLIILPQTSSRFTQEVMSNLFFYITVCLGLNIIVGFAGLLHLGYAAFIAVGAYTTGILSAVYGINFWATLPVSILAAIIAGLAIGAPTLRLRGDYLAIVTLGFGEIVRLTVRNIGITGGAIGLIGIERPVIFGYVLNQITHFYYMFFILAILAIFTSYRLHNSRMGRAWEYIREDEDAASAMGINVVSARLYAFIIGSAFGALAGSLYSAKMTAISPESFMFLHSVMFLLAVVLGGMGKIPGVILGAAIVTIFPEISRDIGQYRLIIFAFVLLLLMLYRPQGIWPDRQYISTKK, encoded by the coding sequence ATGGCAGAGATGAAAAAGTCGTCACATTCACCAAAAAAGTATCCGGCAGTGATCGATCAAATTTATAATTTGTTTGACAACAATGTTTTACGCTATTTTACCTTTTTTATTATAATATCCTTCCTGATAATTTTGCCTCAAACTTCAAGTAGATTTACTCAAGAAGTTATGTCCAACCTTTTCTTCTACATCACTGTATGTCTCGGATTGAATATTATTGTCGGTTTTGCCGGGCTTCTTCATCTCGGTTATGCTGCATTTATTGCGGTTGGAGCTTATACAACAGGCATTTTAAGTGCTGTATATGGAATAAATTTTTGGGCAACCCTACCGGTTAGTATACTGGCGGCTATTATAGCAGGGTTAGCAATCGGTGCCCCCACATTAAGATTAAGAGGCGACTACCTTGCAATTGTTACTTTAGGTTTTGGTGAGATTGTTAGACTTACAGTTAGAAATATAGGTATAACTGGAGGAGCAATAGGTTTAATTGGGATTGAAAGACCTGTGATTTTTGGTTATGTTTTAAATCAAATTACACATTTTTATTATATGTTTTTTATTTTAGCAATTTTAGCAATATTTACTTCATACCGCCTACATAATTCACGTATGGGTAGAGCCTGGGAGTACATCAGGGAAGATGAAGATGCGGCTTCCGCAATGGGTATTAATGTTGTATCAGCAAGGCTTTATGCATTCATTATCGGTTCTGCTTTTGGAGCCCTTGCCGGTTCATTATACTCTGCCAAAATGACAGCAATATCACCAGAATCGTTTATGTTTCTTCATTCAGTAATGTTTCTTTTAGCTGTCGTTTTAGGCGGGATGGGGAAGATACCGGGAGTTATTTTGGGTGCAGCAATTGTAACAATATTTCCTGAAATATCGAGAGACATCGGTCAATACCGATTAATAATATTCGCCTTTGTTCTTCTTCTTTTGATGCTTTATCGTCCACAGGGTATATGGCCCGATCGTCAATACATATCAACAAAAAAATAA
- a CDS encoding ABC transporter ATP-binding protein: protein MALLEIKDLTLRFGGLCAVNNLSLEIEEGSIRSLIGPNGAGKTCVFNCLTGFYKPSSGDMIFKGESLLNKKPHVITYMGMARTFQNLRLFKQMTVLENVMSGMHCRTNAAFIATVLRTKEQQKEEKMIREVAEECLDFVGILDKKNQLAKNLPYGDQRRIEWARALATQPKLLLLDEPAAGLNRDEKSRLIDLMKKIREERKITIFLIEHDMGLVMKISENIFVIDYGVKIAEGTTKEVRDNPRVIEAYLGKEEKENAV, encoded by the coding sequence GTGGCTCTTTTAGAAATTAAAGACTTAACGTTAAGATTTGGCGGTCTGTGTGCTGTCAATAATTTATCACTGGAAATTGAGGAAGGATCAATACGAAGTTTGATTGGGCCGAACGGTGCCGGCAAAACCTGTGTATTTAACTGCCTTACCGGTTTTTATAAGCCTAGCAGCGGAGATATGATTTTCAAAGGGGAAAGTTTACTTAATAAAAAGCCACATGTTATTACTTACATGGGCATGGCTCGCACATTCCAGAATCTTAGATTGTTTAAACAGATGACTGTCCTCGAGAATGTCATGTCTGGAATGCATTGTAGAACTAATGCCGCATTTATCGCCACTGTCCTTCGAACAAAAGAACAGCAGAAAGAAGAGAAAATGATCCGGGAAGTTGCGGAGGAGTGCCTTGACTTTGTGGGAATTTTAGATAAAAAAAACCAGCTAGCCAAAAATTTACCTTACGGCGACCAACGACGTATTGAATGGGCCAGGGCTTTGGCCACTCAACCTAAACTTCTTCTGCTTGATGAACCGGCTGCAGGCTTAAATCGTGATGAAAAATCTAGATTAATCGACTTGATGAAGAAAATTCGTGAAGAAAGAAAAATTACGATTTTTCTAATCGAACACGATATGGGTTTAGTCATGAAAATATCAGAAAATATTTTCGTCATCGATTACGGAGTAAAGATAGCCGAAGGAACCACGAAAGAAGTCCGAGATAATCCTCGTGTAATTGAAGCTTATCTTGGCAAGGAAGAAAAGGAGAATGCCGTATGA
- a CDS encoding ABC transporter ATP-binding protein yields the protein MSETVLELKELETKYGQIYALRGIDIKVKKGEIVALLGANGAGKSTTLKTISGLVHAFSGTVNFFSEDITRHDPYAIVEKGLIHVPEGRMIFKELSVLENLELGSFTLKDNAERQKRIDKVFKIFPVLSERKKQMGGFLSGGEQQMLAIGRALMTEPKLLMLDEPSMGLAPIIVQNIMDIIKQINNEGTTILLVEQNAKVALKLADRGYVLETGEIVMEGEASILSQDESIVKAYLGE from the coding sequence ATGAGTGAAACAGTGCTTGAATTAAAAGAACTTGAAACTAAATACGGTCAGATCTACGCTCTGAGAGGCATTGATATTAAAGTTAAGAAAGGTGAAATAGTCGCTTTGCTCGGAGCAAATGGAGCAGGTAAAAGTACAACACTTAAAACAATTTCGGGTCTTGTTCATGCATTTTCCGGAACTGTAAATTTTTTCAGCGAGGATATTACGCGTCATGACCCTTATGCTATAGTGGAAAAAGGGCTTATTCACGTTCCTGAAGGACGAATGATTTTTAAAGAGCTGTCGGTCTTAGAAAATCTTGAATTAGGTTCATTTACCCTTAAAGATAATGCAGAACGACAAAAAAGAATAGATAAGGTGTTTAAAATTTTCCCCGTACTTAGCGAAAGGAAAAAACAGATGGGCGGTTTTCTGTCGGGAGGAGAACAGCAAATGCTGGCCATCGGCAGAGCCTTAATGACGGAGCCAAAGCTTTTAATGCTTGATGAGCCATCGATGGGTTTAGCCCCAATAATTGTACAAAATATTATGGATATCATCAAACAAATAAATAATGAGGGTACAACAATTTTGCTGGTGGAGCAAAACGCCAAGGTTGCTCTGAAACTAGCCGACAGGGGTTATGTCCTTGAAACAGGTGAAATTGTCATGGAGGGAGAAGCATCTATACTTAGCCAAGACGAAAGTATTGTAAAAGCTTACCTGGGTGAATAA